One genomic segment of Actinoplanes ianthinogenes includes these proteins:
- a CDS encoding NAD(P)/FAD-dependent oxidoreductase, whose protein sequence is MDADVIVVGTRVGGAATAMLLARAGLRVLAVDRTRFPSDTLSTHQVQLPGGALLRRWGLLDTLIAQGTPAARMVTFDAGPAVLRGAYPHVGGVDAVYSPRRTRLDTLLVDAARTAGATVEEGFVVEGLTGAGGRVTGIRGTPKGGTPRTFTAPLVIGADGKHSTVARAAGAREYRSRRTTSAGCYTYFAGLPVTGGEIYSRPGMMVTLWPTDDGLTIVFLAVPLARFAGLRTDLTGNYLAAVASVGDLGERLATAHRAGPVRATADLPNVFRRPYGPGWALVGDAGLVMDPITGQGIGHALRDAESLSAAIVAGLGGRRPLDAALAAHHRDRDTARRPMYDLTTRLARFRPDRAGPTLFPAIAADPALVTRFLGVLTGAEPADAFFAPAVLRRIVGTRGLLRMVAGRPAPATSG, encoded by the coding sequence ATGGACGCCGATGTGATCGTGGTGGGCACCCGGGTCGGCGGCGCGGCGACCGCGATGCTGCTGGCCCGGGCCGGCCTGCGGGTGCTCGCGGTGGACCGCACCCGGTTCCCGAGCGACACCCTCTCCACCCACCAGGTGCAGCTGCCCGGCGGCGCACTGCTGCGCCGATGGGGTCTGCTGGACACCTTGATCGCACAGGGCACCCCGGCCGCCCGCATGGTCACCTTCGACGCCGGCCCGGCCGTGCTGCGCGGCGCCTACCCGCACGTCGGCGGCGTCGACGCCGTCTACAGTCCCCGGCGCACCCGGCTGGACACCCTGCTGGTCGACGCCGCGCGCACGGCCGGCGCGACCGTCGAGGAGGGGTTCGTCGTCGAGGGCCTGACCGGCGCCGGCGGCCGGGTCACCGGCATCCGCGGCACGCCGAAGGGCGGCACCCCGCGCACCTTCACCGCGCCACTCGTGATCGGCGCCGACGGCAAGCACTCCACGGTGGCCCGGGCCGCCGGGGCCCGCGAGTACCGGTCGCGGCGGACCACCTCGGCCGGCTGCTACACCTACTTCGCCGGTCTGCCCGTCACCGGCGGCGAGATCTACAGCCGGCCCGGCATGATGGTCACCCTGTGGCCCACCGACGACGGGCTCACCATCGTGTTCCTCGCCGTGCCGCTGGCCCGGTTCGCCGGCCTGCGCACCGACCTCACCGGGAACTATCTCGCGGCCGTCGCCTCGGTGGGCGATCTCGGCGAGCGGCTCGCCACCGCGCACCGGGCCGGTCCGGTCCGGGCGACCGCCGACCTGCCGAACGTGTTCCGGCGGCCGTACGGCCCGGGCTGGGCCCTGGTCGGCGACGCGGGGCTGGTGATGGACCCGATCACCGGGCAGGGCATCGGCCACGCTCTGCGGGACGCCGAGTCGCTGAGCGCCGCGATCGTCGCCGGACTCGGCGGCCGGCGCCCGCTGGACGCCGCGCTGGCCGCCCACCACCGTGACCGGGACACCGCCCGCCGCCCGATGTACGACCTGACCACCCGCCTGGCCCGGTTCCGGCCCGACCGCGCCGGCCCGACCCTGTTCCCCGCCATCGCCGCCGATCCGGCCCTGGTCACCCGATTCCTGGGGGTCCTGACCGGCGCGGAGCCGGCGGACGCGTTCTTCGCCCCGGCGGTGCTGCGCCGCATCGTCGGCACCCGCGGCCTGCTCCGGATGGTCGCCGGCCGCCCGGCCCCCGCCACGTCCGGCTGA
- a CDS encoding TetR/AcrR family transcriptional regulator — MGRPKGHGAQTRAALLAAAAEILHAEGAGAVSVRRVATAAGTSTRAVYSLFEDKEGLLRAMAEDVAETMRRHHEAVPERSDPCAEIVDLALGYRAAALAKPELYDLFFSLARAGSDRDDPLVRLVYRSFERVLRVIRRGVAEGVFPGRDEFGIGRHLFALVHGLASLELSGILGAGRAPAVWRQSVEATLAGLRQPPSGTAPGVP, encoded by the coding sequence ATGGGACGTCCGAAGGGGCACGGAGCGCAAACCCGGGCGGCACTGCTCGCCGCCGCGGCCGAGATCCTGCACGCCGAGGGTGCCGGGGCGGTGTCGGTGCGGCGGGTGGCCACCGCCGCGGGCACCTCCACCCGCGCGGTCTACAGCCTCTTCGAGGACAAGGAGGGGCTGTTGCGGGCCATGGCGGAGGACGTGGCCGAGACCATGCGGCGCCACCACGAGGCGGTGCCGGAGCGGTCCGACCCGTGCGCGGAGATCGTCGACCTGGCCCTCGGTTACCGTGCGGCGGCGCTGGCCAAGCCGGAGCTGTACGACCTCTTCTTCAGCCTGGCCCGGGCCGGGTCCGATCGTGACGACCCGCTGGTCCGGCTGGTCTATCGCAGCTTCGAGCGGGTGCTGCGAGTGATCCGGCGCGGGGTCGCCGAGGGGGTGTTCCCCGGGCGGGACGAGTTCGGCATCGGCCGGCACCTGTTCGCCCTGGTGCACGGTCTCGCCTCGCTGGAACTGAGCGGGATCCTCGGGGCCGGGCGGGCGCCGGCCGTGTGGCGGCAGTCGGTGGAGGCGACCCTGGCCGGTCTGCGGCAGCCGCCGTCCGGGACGGCTCCGGGCGTACCGTAA
- a CDS encoding YybH family protein has translation MTDFPGTDLAAHLAAYTAAFATGSSAALDDFYEPDAIVVPQPGTPRAGAAQRQATLQHLLDFGLPMRAQLRHHYTTGDLALTVVEWSIRGTARQGFPLDVHGVAADVLRRGPDGRWRYLIDNPFGTAAGQDPQPR, from the coding sequence ATGACGGATTTCCCGGGCACCGACCTCGCCGCTCACCTCGCCGCCTACACCGCGGCCTTCGCCACCGGCTCCAGCGCCGCCCTCGACGATTTCTACGAGCCGGACGCCATCGTGGTCCCGCAGCCGGGCACCCCGCGGGCCGGCGCCGCCCAGCGCCAGGCGACCCTCCAGCATCTCCTCGACTTCGGCCTGCCGATGCGGGCACAGCTCCGGCACCACTACACCACCGGCGACCTCGCACTCACCGTCGTCGAGTGGTCGATACGCGGCACCGCCCGCCAGGGCTTCCCCCTCGACGTGCACGGCGTCGCCGCCGACGTGCTGCGCCGCGGCCCCGACGGCCGCTGGCGTTACCTCATCGACAACCCGTTCGGCACCGCTGCGGGTCAGGACCCGCAGCCCAGGTAG
- a CDS encoding sensor domain-containing diguanylate cyclase, whose product MRAVLVPAYVAAALVAALYAVLSWRRHAKSLALITSGAALWSLAQAFATAASPTVALAGTYAMFPGVAMLVAGFHWHITVFTGYGLDRLRRWHALLLIHPVLLTAAVATDPWHHAFFSSVVSHPDGGVTPHFGPLYWLHTAYSYTLIATGMARAVAAMRRAVRGHRRVFLLFLVGGFAPAVGNLVSIFLLTNDRQVDLTPILFLVTASMWWWAERSGTPARQTPVSYKQVIAALRDAVMVLDADGRFLDVNPAAVDLLAVLRGSDGGVVGQCWQDVLGPRLTSAFTGVDQQTVASADGRIYDVRVVRMSPESGGGAGTVVVVRDVTELERLRAELTDQAVRDGLTGVYNRRHLTTVLREQVAAGHPLAAVMIDVDHFKAVNDTYGHAVGDEVLIRLARELGDAVGAAGTLARYGGEEFAVLLPGAGARTAAEMAAQCRQRCSEIVVATPLGPLRVTFSAGVAQLEAGESAEDLLRRADRALYTAKEQGRDRVVTDEPDRLPAATA is encoded by the coding sequence GTGCGAGCCGTACTGGTCCCGGCCTACGTCGCCGCGGCCCTGGTCGCGGCGCTCTACGCCGTGCTGTCCTGGCGCCGCCACGCCAAGTCGCTGGCCCTGATCACGTCCGGCGCCGCGCTGTGGTCGCTGGCGCAGGCCTTCGCCACCGCCGCCTCGCCGACCGTGGCGCTCGCGGGCACCTACGCCATGTTCCCGGGCGTCGCGATGCTGGTCGCCGGGTTCCACTGGCACATCACGGTCTTCACCGGGTACGGCCTGGACCGGCTGCGCCGATGGCACGCCCTGCTGCTGATCCATCCGGTGCTGCTGACCGCGGCGGTCGCGACCGACCCGTGGCATCACGCGTTCTTCAGCTCCGTCGTCAGCCACCCGGACGGCGGTGTCACGCCGCACTTCGGGCCGCTGTACTGGCTGCACACCGCCTACTCCTACACCCTGATCGCGACCGGCATGGCCCGGGCGGTGGCGGCGATGCGCCGCGCGGTCCGCGGGCATCGCCGGGTCTTCCTGCTCTTCCTGGTCGGCGGGTTCGCCCCGGCCGTCGGCAACCTGGTCAGCATCTTCCTGCTCACCAACGACCGGCAGGTGGACCTGACCCCGATCCTGTTCCTGGTCACCGCATCGATGTGGTGGTGGGCGGAACGGAGCGGGACGCCCGCCCGGCAGACGCCGGTCTCCTACAAACAGGTGATCGCGGCGCTGCGGGACGCGGTGATGGTCCTCGACGCGGACGGGCGGTTCCTGGACGTCAACCCGGCGGCGGTCGACCTGCTCGCGGTCCTGCGTGGCTCGGACGGCGGCGTGGTGGGCCAGTGCTGGCAGGACGTGCTGGGTCCGCGGCTCACGTCGGCGTTCACCGGGGTCGACCAGCAGACCGTCGCGTCGGCGGACGGGCGGATCTACGACGTGCGGGTGGTGCGGATGTCGCCGGAGAGCGGCGGCGGCGCGGGCACGGTCGTGGTGGTCCGGGACGTCACCGAGCTGGAGCGGCTGCGCGCCGAGCTGACCGACCAGGCGGTGCGGGACGGCCTGACCGGCGTCTACAACCGCCGGCACCTGACCACCGTGCTGCGCGAGCAGGTGGCCGCCGGGCACCCGCTGGCCGCGGTGATGATCGATGTGGACCATTTCAAGGCGGTCAACGACACGTACGGGCACGCGGTCGGCGACGAGGTGCTGATCCGGCTGGCCCGGGAGCTCGGCGACGCGGTCGGCGCGGCCGGGACGCTGGCCCGGTACGGCGGCGAGGAGTTCGCGGTGCTGCTGCCCGGCGCGGGCGCGCGGACCGCGGCGGAGATGGCCGCGCAGTGCCGGCAGCGCTGCTCCGAGATCGTGGTGGCGACGCCGCTCGGCCCGTTGCGGGTCACCTTCAGCGCCGGGGTGGCGCAGCTGGAGGCCGGCGAGAGTGCCGAGGATCTGCTGCGACGGGCCGACCGGGCGCTTTACACGGCCAAGGAGCAGGGCCGTGACCGGGTGGTGACCGACGAGCCGGACCGGCTTCCGGCCGCGACGGCGTGA
- a CDS encoding cellulose-binding domain-containing protein: MRLVPIASVVVLAGAAIGVVGLGPAHAAATCDVTWTANSWNTGFTADVKVTNLGAAVTSWTLAWDFAGNQQVTSAWNATVRQTGAAVTATSVGWNGSLGTGASTSFGFQGTYSGSNPAPATFRFNGVTCGPEPVPSDASGLPSPSQSSASPSPSQSSASPPPPADCGATVRCDGFESQAGSAPSGSWSVTSPDCSGAGTATIDKTVAHSGSTSLRINGAAGYCNHVFARNTDLLGTSSVRYIRYWVKHTTALPAAHVTAVAMADANDNGKDLRFGGQNGALQFNRASDDATLPEQSPAGVALSKPLPVGTWNCVEFKVDGSNGTIETWLNNTSVPGLLEDGTPTHDVDSQWLNRTWRPALTDLRLGWESYGDGADTLWYDDIAVSAARNGC, from the coding sequence ATGAGGCTGGTCCCGATAGCCTCGGTCGTGGTCCTGGCCGGCGCCGCCATCGGCGTCGTCGGCCTGGGCCCGGCCCACGCCGCCGCCACGTGCGACGTCACCTGGACGGCCAACAGCTGGAACACCGGCTTCACCGCCGACGTCAAGGTCACCAACCTCGGCGCGGCGGTCACCTCCTGGACCCTGGCCTGGGACTTCGCCGGCAACCAGCAGGTCACCTCGGCCTGGAACGCGACGGTGCGGCAGACCGGCGCCGCGGTGACCGCCACCAGCGTCGGGTGGAACGGTTCGCTCGGCACCGGCGCGTCGACCAGCTTCGGCTTCCAGGGGACGTACTCGGGATCGAACCCGGCCCCGGCCACGTTCCGGTTCAACGGGGTGACGTGCGGGCCGGAGCCGGTCCCCAGTGACGCGTCCGGCCTGCCGTCGCCCTCGCAGTCGTCCGCATCTCCGTCGCCCTCGCAGTCGTCCGCGTCTCCGCCGCCCCCGGCGGACTGCGGGGCCACGGTCCGCTGTGACGGCTTCGAGTCGCAGGCCGGCTCGGCGCCGTCCGGCTCGTGGTCGGTGACCAGCCCGGACTGCTCCGGCGCCGGCACCGCCACGATCGACAAGACGGTCGCGCACAGCGGCTCCACGTCCCTGCGGATCAACGGCGCCGCCGGTTACTGCAACCACGTTTTCGCCCGCAACACCGACCTTTTGGGTACGTCGAGCGTCCGCTACATCCGCTACTGGGTGAAGCACACGACCGCCCTGCCCGCCGCGCACGTCACGGCGGTGGCCATGGCCGACGCCAATGACAACGGCAAGGACCTGCGCTTCGGCGGGCAGAACGGGGCCCTCCAGTTCAACCGGGCCTCCGACGACGCGACGTTGCCGGAGCAGAGCCCAGCCGGGGTGGCGCTGTCCAAGCCGCTCCCGGTCGGGACCTGGAACTGCGTGGAGTTCAAGGTCGACGGCAGCAACGGGACCATCGAGACCTGGCTCAACAACACCTCGGTGCCCGGCCTGCTGGAGGACGGCACCCCGACGCACGACGTCGACAGCCAGTGGCTCAACCGCACCTGGCGCCCGGCCCTGACCGATCTGCGGCTGGGCTGGGAGAGCTACGGCGACGGCGCCGACACCCTCTGGTACGACGACATCGCGGTCAGCGCCGCCCGCAACGGCTGCTGA